One part of the Natronorubrum sediminis genome encodes these proteins:
- the rocF gene encoding arginase gives MSETVRILGAPMDYGADRRGVDMGPSAIRYAGLADRLEDAGVTTIDDGDLSIPRAEERDPDVEQPADGHAKFLREVEDVCTRLGERVESTLESGEFPLVLGGDHSVAIGSMRGSARDADLGAIWFDAHADLNTPATSPSGNVHGMPLAATLGRGAFGDVDWAHAPRVREESIAYVGLRSIDDRERELVRESEMTAFTMADIDEYGMTAVVEDALDVATSGTDGVHVSLDLDWLDPKTAPGVGTPVRGGVTYREAHAALETVATRHERDEVVRSMDVVEVNPILDERNETARLAAELTASAFGNRIL, from the coding sequence ATGAGCGAAACAGTCAGAATACTCGGCGCGCCGATGGACTACGGGGCCGACCGGCGGGGCGTCGATATGGGGCCGTCTGCGATTAGATACGCGGGGCTCGCCGATCGACTCGAGGACGCCGGTGTGACGACGATCGACGATGGCGACCTGTCGATCCCGCGGGCCGAAGAGCGGGACCCGGACGTGGAGCAACCGGCGGACGGACACGCGAAATTCCTCCGGGAAGTCGAGGACGTCTGTACACGCCTCGGCGAGCGCGTCGAATCGACGCTCGAGAGCGGCGAGTTTCCGCTCGTACTCGGCGGCGACCACTCCGTCGCCATCGGCTCGATGCGTGGGTCCGCCCGCGACGCCGACCTCGGTGCGATCTGGTTCGACGCCCACGCCGATTTGAATACACCCGCGACCTCACCCAGCGGAAACGTTCACGGGATGCCACTCGCCGCGACGCTCGGCAGGGGAGCGTTTGGCGACGTCGACTGGGCGCACGCACCGCGTGTGCGCGAGGAATCGATCGCCTACGTCGGCCTTCGGAGTATCGACGACCGCGAACGTGAACTCGTCCGCGAGAGCGAGATGACGGCGTTTACGATGGCCGACATCGACGAGTACGGCATGACGGCCGTCGTCGAAGATGCCCTCGACGTCGCGACGAGTGGGACCGACGGCGTCCACGTCAGTCTCGATCTGGATTGGCTCGATCCCAAAACCGCCCCCGGTGTCGGCACTCCGGTTCGCGGCGGCGTCACCTATCGCGAAGCCCACGCAGCACTCGAGACCGTCGCCACCCGTCACGAACGCGACGAAGTCGTTCGATCGATGGACGTCGTGGAAGTGAACCCGATACTGGACGAGCGAAACGAAACGGCCAGACTCGCGGCCGAACTCACTGCGAGTGCGTTCGGGAACCGAATTCTCTGA
- a CDS encoding metal-dependent transcriptional regulator yields the protein MMLSDVMEDYLKAIYQLQRETDDRIKTSAIAEELDVTSPTVTSMLDKLEERGLVDREKYRGVTLTDEGETVALEVVRHHRLLEAYLTEHLDYDWAEVHEEADRLEHHISENFEARVADALDQPTVDPHGSPIPSADLEPPERPSGESVMEFSEGDAVVVEEVADRDPDVLSYLAEHGVEPGVELEIVEVAPFGMVTAQSTNRDEPVSLPEAVAHHVRVSQPAGIEQ from the coding sequence ATGATGCTGAGTGACGTGATGGAAGACTACCTCAAAGCGATCTACCAACTCCAGCGAGAGACCGACGACCGCATCAAGACGTCGGCGATCGCCGAGGAGTTAGACGTCACGTCGCCGACCGTCACCAGCATGCTCGACAAACTCGAGGAGCGCGGACTCGTCGACCGCGAAAAGTATCGCGGCGTCACGCTGACGGACGAAGGCGAAACGGTTGCACTCGAGGTCGTCCGTCACCACCGGTTGCTCGAGGCGTACCTCACCGAACACCTCGACTACGACTGGGCGGAAGTTCACGAGGAAGCCGACAGACTCGAGCACCACATTAGCGAAAACTTCGAGGCTCGGGTCGCCGACGCGCTGGACCAGCCGACGGTGGACCCACACGGGTCCCCGATTCCCAGCGCGGATCTCGAGCCACCAGAGCGCCCCTCCGGCGAATCGGTGATGGAATTTTCCGAAGGCGACGCCGTCGTCGTCGAAGAAGTCGCCGACCGGGACCCGGACGTCCTCTCGTATCTCGCCGAACACGGCGTCGAACCCGGCGTCGAACTCGAGATCGTCGAGGTTGCACCGTTCGGCATGGTAACGGCACAGTCGACCAATCGCGACGAGCCAGTTTCGCTGCCCGAGGCCGTCGCACATCACGTTCGCGTGTCACAGCCTGCCGGGATAGAGCAGTAA
- a CDS encoding ZIP family metal transporter: MTNRSVLDLPRWVQLVGPVAILAIVFGALYLTSPFGDLSTVEEASTLEILWMLTVIGAIAGIIPVAIGMLWFPFIRDLDPRYLHAFLALAAGVLAFIAVEMTEDMIFDYGLEVESATLAGSTIDGTILAGTAAIVGVGGTFVVMYAASEWRQRKMASPQKSGLEIAYLVALALGLHSIGEGLGIGVAYIQGDASLLMLLVLAFIMHNVMEGPTIVAAVARERETPPLRHFAAMGVIAGGPVILGGWIGSFAESNLLAVLFFAIAIGAILQVLLEVADLIRFDAEAVLTRTNAATFSFGFIVMFLLEDVLTEVLLEGWLVPV, encoded by the coding sequence GTGACGAATCGTTCGGTTCTCGATCTGCCACGGTGGGTGCAACTCGTCGGCCCAGTTGCCATTCTCGCGATCGTCTTCGGCGCACTCTATCTCACCTCACCGTTCGGTGATCTCTCTACCGTCGAGGAAGCGAGTACGCTCGAGATCCTCTGGATGCTGACCGTAATCGGGGCTATCGCCGGAATCATCCCCGTCGCAATCGGCATGCTCTGGTTTCCGTTCATCCGGGATCTCGATCCACGATACCTACACGCGTTTCTTGCGCTCGCAGCCGGTGTTCTCGCCTTCATCGCCGTCGAGATGACTGAAGACATGATCTTCGATTACGGCCTCGAGGTCGAGAGCGCAACGCTCGCCGGCAGTACGATCGACGGAACGATCCTCGCCGGAACGGCTGCAATCGTTGGGGTCGGCGGCACCTTCGTGGTCATGTACGCCGCAAGCGAGTGGCGTCAACGAAAGATGGCGTCGCCCCAGAAGAGCGGTCTCGAGATCGCCTACCTCGTTGCCCTGGCGCTTGGACTCCACAGTATCGGCGAAGGTCTCGGAATCGGCGTCGCCTACATACAGGGAGACGCGTCGCTGTTGATGCTCCTCGTGCTCGCGTTCATCATGCACAACGTGATGGAGGGGCCGACCATCGTCGCCGCAGTCGCACGCGAACGGGAAACGCCACCGCTTCGACACTTCGCTGCGATGGGCGTCATCGCCGGTGGCCCCGTTATTCTTGGCGGCTGGATCGGTAGCTTTGCGGAGTCGAATCTGCTCGCCGTCCTGTTCTTCGCCATCGCAATCGGCGCGATTTTGCAGGTGCTCCTCGAGGTTGCCGATCTCATTCGCTTCGACGCCGAGGCGGTCCTGACGCGAACGAACGCGGCCACGTTTTCGTTCGGCTTCATTGTCATGTTCTTACTCGAAGATGTGCTGACTGAAGTCCTTCTCGAGGGCTGGCTCGTCCCTGTCTAA
- a CDS encoding Rrf2 family transcriptional regulator, which yields MSSIELTPSQKKILRALTNLHKESEAAIKGEDIAEQVDRNPGTIRNQMQSLKALQLVEGVPGPKGGYKPTASAYEALEIQQMDDPASVPLEHEGQSVEDVIVEEIDLSSVHHPELCRAEIHIQGAMSDISEDDAVIVGPTPLSKLRIEGRVDGKDDTNNILILRIEDMVAPAEEPAH from the coding sequence ATGTCATCAATCGAACTCACCCCCAGCCAGAAAAAGATTCTCCGCGCATTGACAAATCTCCACAAAGAATCGGAAGCAGCGATCAAAGGCGAGGATATCGCCGAGCAAGTCGATCGGAATCCGGGGACCATTCGAAACCAGATGCAGAGTCTGAAAGCGCTCCAGCTTGTCGAAGGTGTACCGGGACCAAAAGGTGGCTACAAGCCGACTGCCTCGGCCTACGAGGCCCTCGAGATTCAACAGATGGACGACCCGGCGTCCGTCCCACTCGAGCACGAAGGCCAGTCGGTCGAAGACGTCATCGTCGAAGAGATCGATCTCTCGAGCGTTCATCATCCGGAACTCTGTCGTGCCGAGATACACATCCAGGGTGCGATGAGTGATATTTCCGAGGATGACGCTGTCATCGTCGGTCCGACGCCGCTCTCGAAACTCCGCATCGAGGGTCGCGTCGACGGCAAAGACGACACGAACAACATTCTCATCTTGCGCATCGAGGACATGGTTGCACCGGCCGAAGAGCCGGCCCACTGA
- the gyrA gene encoding DNA gyrase subunit A — translation MSSDVPDPTDIEARAVENVRIEDEMEQSYIDYAMSVIAGRALPDVRDGLKPVHRRILYAMHEMGVTSGSSHRKSSSIVGETMGDYHPHGDSAIYDTLVRMAQDFSMRYPLVDGQGNFGSMDGDPAAAPRYTEARMAPVSEELLEDIGKDTVDFSANYDDRLQEPDVLPAAFPNLLVNGSSGIAVGMSTNIPPHNLGEVIDATIELIDNPDATVEDLMDHVKGPDFPTGANIVGRDAIYSAYKTGRGRIRVRAEFEVEEWKNSRERIVITELPYQSNKARLVERIAEDVTEGKIEGVSDLRDESDRDGVRVVVECKRGANVEVVKNQLLENHLERTFGVINLSVVDGQPQVLSLRETLEEYITHRRNVVRRRSEYDLGEAEDRAHILEGRLKALENVDDVVDLIQNSEDRDAARAGLQTEFDFSEDQAAHIVRMQLGSLTSMEAAEIEDEYDDVTAEIERLTSILESESELLTVIKDELREVKDEYDDDRRTSIIEDTGTVTHEDLIPEEEVFVVMTEDDYVKRMPIDQFDPQGRGGKGIIGADVKEDDRVTTVFQANTHDFLLCFTNQGKVYQLKTYEIPEMGRTARGKSAVNILDLDPREEITAIVDTDAFGDDEYVTMATRHGYVKRTAGEEFDNIRSTGIIAADLEDDDELVDVEVTDGSQDLVIATEGGMTIRFDESEARAMGRTARGVNGIKLEGEDAVAGLVATDEDDGQALLTVTRNGYGKRTRLAEYRTQSRYGKGLIDIKTGERNGPVTTVKAVSDADHLVLMSERGQIVRTRADEISEVGRNTMGVIVMDVDEGDAVASVDDIPAAVAADDEH, via the coding sequence ATGAGTTCAGACGTACCCGATCCGACTGATATCGAGGCGCGGGCGGTCGAAAACGTCCGCATCGAAGACGAGATGGAACAGAGCTACATCGACTACGCGATGTCCGTTATCGCGGGTCGAGCCCTCCCGGACGTTCGGGACGGGTTGAAACCAGTCCACCGACGCATCCTCTACGCGATGCACGAGATGGGCGTCACCAGCGGCTCGAGTCACCGCAAGTCCTCCTCGATCGTCGGGGAGACGATGGGTGACTACCACCCCCACGGCGACAGCGCGATCTACGACACACTGGTCCGCATGGCCCAGGACTTCTCGATGCGCTACCCGCTCGTCGACGGCCAGGGGAACTTTGGCTCGATGGACGGCGATCCGGCCGCAGCACCCCGGTACACGGAGGCTCGGATGGCCCCCGTTTCCGAGGAACTGCTCGAGGATATCGGAAAGGACACGGTCGACTTCTCGGCGAACTACGACGACCGCTTACAGGAACCCGACGTCCTGCCCGCAGCGTTCCCGAACCTCCTCGTCAACGGCTCCTCGGGGATCGCCGTCGGCATGTCGACGAACATTCCGCCACACAACTTGGGCGAGGTCATCGACGCCACGATCGAGTTGATCGACAACCCCGACGCGACCGTCGAGGACCTGATGGACCACGTCAAGGGTCCAGACTTCCCGACCGGTGCGAACATCGTCGGCCGCGACGCCATCTACTCGGCGTACAAGACCGGCCGCGGGCGCATCCGCGTTCGCGCCGAGTTCGAGGTCGAAGAGTGGAAGAACAGCCGTGAACGCATCGTCATTACCGAACTTCCCTACCAGTCGAACAAAGCTCGATTGGTCGAACGAATCGCCGAAGACGTTACCGAAGGGAAGATCGAGGGCGTCTCCGACCTGCGTGATGAATCCGACCGCGACGGCGTCCGAGTCGTCGTCGAGTGCAAACGTGGCGCGAACGTCGAGGTCGTCAAAAACCAACTCCTCGAGAACCACCTCGAGCGGACCTTCGGCGTCATCAACCTCTCGGTGGTCGACGGTCAACCACAGGTCCTCTCGCTGAGAGAGACCTTAGAAGAGTACATCACCCACCGACGAAACGTCGTTCGTCGGCGCAGTGAGTACGACCTCGGCGAGGCCGAAGACCGCGCACACATCCTCGAGGGCCGACTGAAGGCACTCGAGAACGTCGACGATGTCGTCGACCTCATCCAGAACTCCGAGGACCGCGACGCTGCGAGAGCCGGCTTGCAGACAGAGTTCGACTTCTCCGAAGACCAGGCTGCACACATCGTTCGGATGCAACTGGGGAGTCTCACGTCGATGGAAGCGGCCGAGATCGAAGACGAGTACGACGACGTGACCGCCGAGATCGAACGCCTGACCTCGATCCTCGAGAGCGAGTCCGAACTGCTCACGGTTATCAAAGACGAACTTCGCGAGGTCAAAGACGAGTACGACGACGACCGGCGGACCTCGATCATCGAGGACACGGGAACGGTCACGCACGAGGACCTCATCCCGGAAGAAGAGGTCTTCGTCGTCATGACCGAAGACGACTACGTCAAACGGATGCCGATCGACCAGTTCGACCCCCAGGGTCGAGGCGGGAAAGGCATCATCGGCGCGGACGTCAAAGAAGACGACCGCGTGACGACGGTGTTCCAGGCGAACACCCACGACTTCCTCCTGTGCTTTACGAATCAGGGGAAGGTCTATCAGCTCAAGACCTACGAAATTCCCGAAATGGGCCGAACTGCCCGCGGGAAATCGGCCGTCAACATCCTCGACCTCGATCCGCGAGAGGAGATCACGGCCATCGTCGACACCGACGCCTTCGGCGACGACGAGTACGTCACGATGGCGACTCGCCACGGCTACGTCAAGCGAACGGCCGGCGAGGAGTTCGACAACATTCGCTCGACGGGGATCATCGCGGCCGACTTAGAAGACGACGACGAACTCGTCGACGTCGAGGTCACCGACGGTTCACAGGATCTCGTCATCGCGACGGAAGGCGGCATGACGATCCGCTTCGACGAATCCGAAGCCCGTGCGATGGGCCGAACCGCACGCGGTGTCAACGGTATCAAACTTGAGGGCGAGGACGCCGTCGCAGGACTCGTTGCAACCGACGAGGACGACGGACAGGCGCTGTTGACCGTGACTCGAAACGGCTACGGCAAACGGACCCGCCTCGCCGAGTATCGCACGCAATCGCGATACGGTAAGGGACTGATCGACATCAAAACCGGCGAGCGAAACGGCCCGGTTACGACCGTCAAAGCCGTCTCCGACGCCGACCACCTCGTGTTGATGAGCGAGCGCGGCCAGATCGTCCGCACTCGAGCCGACGAAATTTCGGAAGTCGGCCGAAACACGATGGGTGTGATCGTCATGGACGTCGACGAAGGCGACGCCGTCGCGAGCGTCGACGACATCCCCGCCGCAGTCGCCGCTGACGACGAACACTAA
- the gyrB gene encoding DNA topoisomerase (ATP-hydrolyzing) subunit B, whose translation MSQESEYGAGQIQVLEGLEAVRKRPAMYIGSTDSRGLHHLVYEVVDNSIDEALAGHCDDITVTIHEDDSVSVADDGRGIPVDTHEEYDRPALEVILTVLHAGGKFDNKSYQVSGGLHGVGVSVVNALSERLEAQVKRNGSVFEHAFEGGEPVGDMERVRDMDADEETGTQVRFWPDTGIFESDGFSFSTLSNRLRELAFLNSDVRITLRDEREAAGEGEGIVEETYEYEGGIREFVTYLNETRSAMHEDIIYFEDEEQNIQIEVAMQATEELQGSIHAFANNINTREGGTHLTGFKTALTRTINDYAQDNDLLSDLEENLKGEDIREGLTAVISIKHPDPQFEGQTKTKLGNSEVRGIVESAMHEGLGTYFEEHPDTAQAIVMKAVEAAKARKAAQKAEELTRRKSALESTSLPGKLADCQTKDPEKAELFIAEGDSAGGSAKQARNPEFQAVLPIKGKILNVEKHRLDRILENDEIRNMITAIGAGIGDEFDVEDVRYKKIIMATDADVDGAHIRTLMLTFFYRHMRPLLEGGYVYATQPPLYRIRYRGETYDAMTDAERDEIVEEKCDGNPTQVQRFKGLGEMNPEQLWETTMNPDNRILKQITVEDAAAADKMFSVLMGDAVEPRKQFIKDNAPEAEWIDI comes from the coding sequence ATGTCCCAGGAAAGCGAGTACGGCGCTGGTCAAATTCAGGTCCTAGAAGGCCTGGAAGCCGTCAGAAAACGGCCAGCGATGTACATCGGCTCTACCGATTCTCGAGGACTCCACCATCTCGTCTACGAAGTGGTGGACAATTCGATCGACGAGGCACTGGCCGGCCACTGCGACGACATCACCGTCACCATCCACGAGGATGACTCGGTGAGCGTCGCAGACGACGGCCGTGGTATCCCCGTCGATACGCACGAAGAGTACGATCGCCCCGCTCTCGAGGTGATTCTGACCGTCCTCCACGCAGGCGGGAAGTTCGACAACAAGTCCTACCAGGTCTCCGGCGGCCTCCACGGTGTCGGCGTGAGCGTCGTCAACGCGCTCTCCGAGCGCCTCGAGGCCCAGGTTAAACGCAACGGGAGCGTCTTCGAGCACGCCTTCGAAGGCGGTGAACCCGTCGGCGACATGGAGCGCGTTCGAGACATGGACGCAGACGAAGAGACCGGGACACAGGTTCGGTTCTGGCCCGACACCGGAATCTTCGAATCGGATGGCTTCTCGTTCTCGACGCTCTCGAATCGGCTTCGAGAACTCGCCTTCCTCAACTCCGACGTGCGGATCACGCTGCGCGACGAGCGCGAAGCGGCCGGAGAGGGCGAGGGAATCGTCGAAGAGACCTACGAGTACGAGGGCGGCATCCGCGAGTTCGTCACCTACCTCAACGAGACGCGCTCGGCGATGCACGAGGACATCATCTACTTCGAAGACGAAGAACAGAACATTCAGATCGAAGTCGCGATGCAGGCCACCGAGGAACTGCAGGGCTCGATCCACGCCTTTGCGAACAACATCAACACGCGCGAAGGCGGCACTCACCTCACCGGCTTCAAAACAGCCCTCACGCGGACCATAAACGACTACGCACAGGACAACGACTTGCTCTCCGACCTGGAGGAGAACCTCAAGGGTGAAGATATCCGCGAAGGACTCACTGCGGTCATCTCGATCAAACATCCAGACCCGCAGTTCGAAGGCCAGACGAAGACCAAACTCGGTAACTCGGAAGTTCGTGGCATCGTCGAGAGCGCGATGCACGAGGGGCTGGGAACGTACTTCGAGGAACACCCAGACACCGCACAGGCCATCGTGATGAAGGCCGTCGAGGCCGCGAAAGCCCGGAAAGCGGCTCAGAAAGCCGAAGAGTTGACGCGCCGGAAATCCGCCCTCGAGTCCACCTCGCTCCCCGGAAAGCTGGCCGACTGCCAGACCAAAGACCCGGAGAAAGCAGAACTGTTCATCGCGGAGGGTGACTCCGCAGGCGGCAGCGCGAAGCAGGCTCGAAATCCGGAGTTTCAGGCGGTGCTCCCCATCAAGGGGAAGATCCTGAACGTCGAGAAACACCGTCTCGATCGCATTCTCGAGAACGACGAGATACGGAACATGATCACCGCAATCGGCGCGGGGATCGGCGACGAGTTCGACGTCGAAGACGTGCGCTACAAGAAGATCATCATGGCGACGGACGCCGACGTCGACGGGGCGCACATCCGGACGCTGATGCTGACGTTCTTCTACCGGCACATGCGTCCGCTGCTCGAGGGTGGCTACGTCTACGCGACCCAGCCGCCGCTGTATCGGATTCGCTATCGTGGTGAGACCTACGATGCGATGACCGACGCCGAACGTGACGAAATCGTCGAAGAGAAGTGCGACGGCAATCCGACCCAGGTCCAGCGGTTCAAGGGACTGGGCGAGATGAACCCCGAACAGCTCTGGGAGACGACGATGAATCCCGATAACCGGATTCTCAAGCAGATCACCGTCGAGGACGCGGCTGCAGCCGACAAGATGTTCTCGGTGTTGATGGGCGACGCCGTCGAGCCACGAAAGCAGTTCATCAAGGACAACGCGCCGGAAGCCGAGTGGATCGACATCTAA
- the ggt gene encoding gamma-glutamyltransferase: MTNRRTFLERFGSETAVTGVIGANAPGGSGIGAAERNEYSPSSTGEFEYPWQFIGRRSAVMARNGMVATSHPLAAETGVRVLQNGGNAADAAVAVAAELAFVEPHMTTLGGDIVALTHFDGEYKALNGTGYAPAAADVETYREKIDETDGDASPSIPSEGPLSVTVPGVVDGLYRLSDRYGDLPFADVLQPAIQHARDGVPISEYIATQWEAAAPRVAAFESFRETYLENGETPAPESVFTNRAFAESLERIANEGIETVYGGQLGQQIVNRVQEHDGLLELEDLEAFESNWNDPISTEYQGYEVLEHPPNTIGVVALEALNIVEHLELPDEPTDPERLHKLIEAIKIAFTDAEEYLGDPLDADVPLESKLDEAYARERATEIGESVGEYDPEAGDTPNSNTVYLTVVDRNGNAVSMLTSGFKPFGSGLVVGGFTLQNHATEFSLDPADPNAIEPRKRPFHTLIPGMLAHNGEFRASFGVMGGSMMPQGHLQLLANTFESGLNPQAAIDVPRFRFEEGHEVALETTRLPEETIDSLRERGHEIVLESEYFEPDANHFGGAQFIYRDSDGTLIGGSDPRRDGQAIGF; this comes from the coding sequence GTGACGAACAGACGGACGTTCCTCGAGCGATTCGGTTCTGAAACGGCAGTGACCGGTGTTATCGGGGCCAACGCACCGGGTGGGAGTGGTATCGGGGCCGCCGAACGCAACGAGTATAGTCCGTCTTCGACGGGCGAGTTCGAGTATCCATGGCAGTTCATCGGCCGTCGCTCGGCCGTCATGGCCCGAAACGGAATGGTCGCGACGAGCCATCCACTGGCGGCAGAGACGGGGGTTCGCGTCCTTCAGAACGGTGGAAACGCGGCCGATGCGGCCGTCGCCGTCGCGGCCGAACTCGCGTTCGTCGAACCACACATGACCACGCTCGGCGGCGATATCGTCGCGCTCACGCACTTCGACGGCGAGTACAAGGCGCTCAACGGAACGGGGTACGCACCGGCCGCCGCCGACGTCGAAACCTATCGCGAGAAAATCGACGAGACGGACGGGGACGCGTCCCCGAGTATTCCGTCCGAAGGACCACTATCTGTAACGGTCCCCGGTGTCGTCGACGGGCTCTACCGGCTGTCGGATCGCTACGGAGACCTCCCGTTCGCCGACGTGCTTCAGCCAGCGATTCAACACGCCAGAGACGGCGTCCCGATCAGCGAGTACATCGCGACTCAGTGGGAAGCCGCTGCACCGCGCGTTGCAGCGTTCGAGTCGTTTCGAGAGACCTACCTCGAGAACGGCGAGACGCCGGCTCCCGAGTCCGTCTTCACCAATCGTGCGTTCGCGGAATCGCTCGAGCGAATCGCAAACGAGGGCATCGAGACGGTGTACGGGGGGCAGTTAGGACAACAGATCGTCAATCGCGTGCAAGAACACGATGGGTTACTCGAACTCGAGGACCTGGAGGCGTTCGAGAGCAACTGGAACGACCCGATCAGCACGGAATACCAGGGGTACGAGGTACTCGAACACCCACCTAACACGATCGGAGTAGTCGCACTCGAGGCGTTGAACATCGTCGAGCACCTCGAGTTGCCCGACGAACCGACCGATCCAGAACGACTCCATAAACTGATCGAAGCGATCAAAATCGCCTTCACGGACGCCGAGGAGTACCTCGGAGACCCACTCGACGCAGACGTTCCACTCGAGTCGAAACTCGATGAAGCGTACGCTCGCGAGCGTGCAACAGAGATCGGCGAGTCGGTCGGGGAGTACGACCCCGAGGCCGGCGACACACCGAATTCGAATACGGTCTATCTCACCGTCGTCGACCGGAACGGAAACGCCGTCTCGATGCTCACCAGTGGCTTCAAGCCCTTCGGAAGCGGTCTCGTCGTCGGTGGCTTCACGCTCCAAAACCACGCGACAGAATTCAGTCTCGATCCAGCGGATCCGAACGCGATCGAACCGAGAAAACGTCCGTTCCACACGCTCATCCCCGGCATGCTCGCCCACAACGGCGAGTTCCGCGCTTCGTTCGGCGTGATGGGTGGGTCGATGATGCCACAGGGACACCTCCAATTGCTGGCTAACACGTTCGAGTCCGGGTTGAACCCCCAGGCAGCGATCGACGTTCCCCGATTCAGATTCGAGGAGGGCCACGAGGTCGCCCTCGAGACGACGCGACTGCCCGAGGAGACCATCGACTCTTTGCGCGAGCGAGGCCACGAAATCGTCCTCGAGTCGGAGTACTTCGAACCGGATGCGAATCACTTCGGTGGCGCACAGTTCATCTACCGCGATTCGGATGGGACGTTGATCGGCGGCTCCGATCCGCGACGGGATGGACAGGCGATCGGGTTCTAA
- a CDS encoding sulfite exporter TauE/SafE family protein, with translation MLGFPFELTLVLLLVSIAFFAGIGITTIGPGGIFVTIALYSLTPLASGEVAGTAHATFVVTGLVGSVAYLYSGEMDTGESRAIAVILSASSIVGALAGAYINSFVPRTVFGILLGAVSMAVGAIILYRERRGFTPLYDLDALERQGQLALAGLGVFLGVCSGLLGIGGPVLAVPALVLIGVPMLLAVAVAQVQSIFIAAFATAGYALQGEVILPLAVAIGSPLLLGVIMGWKIAYMIEPERLKLILGVVLLGVGPYLAL, from the coding sequence ATGCTTGGATTTCCGTTCGAACTCACCCTCGTCTTGTTGCTCGTCTCGATCGCCTTCTTCGCCGGCATCGGAATCACAACGATCGGTCCCGGTGGCATCTTCGTCACCATCGCCCTCTACTCGCTAACACCGCTCGCCTCGGGCGAGGTCGCGGGGACCGCCCACGCGACGTTCGTCGTCACCGGTCTCGTCGGTAGCGTCGCCTACCTCTACTCCGGCGAGATGGACACCGGCGAGAGTCGCGCGATCGCCGTTATTTTGAGCGCCTCGAGTATCGTCGGTGCCCTCGCCGGGGCGTACATCAACTCGTTCGTGCCGCGAACCGTGTTCGGAATCTTGCTCGGAGCCGTGTCGATGGCCGTCGGCGCTATTATCCTCTATCGAGAGCGACGAGGCTTCACCCCGCTGTACGACCTCGACGCGCTCGAGCGACAGGGGCAACTCGCGCTCGCGGGTCTCGGCGTGTTTCTTGGCGTCTGTAGCGGCCTCTTGGGAATTGGTGGGCCCGTGTTGGCCGTCCCGGCCCTGGTGTTGATCGGCGTCCCCATGTTACTCGCCGTCGCCGTCGCGCAGGTCCAGTCGATCTTTATCGCGGCGTTTGCCACCGCAGGGTACGCCTTGCAGGGAGAGGTCATCTTACCACTTGCCGTCGCCATCGGCTCTCCGCTGCTCCTCGGTGTCATCATGGGGTGGAAGATCGCCTATATGATCGAGCCGGAACGCCTCAAGCTCATCCTCGGGGTCGTCCTCCTCGGCGTCGGTCCGTACCTCGCGCTGTAG
- a CDS encoding universal stress protein: MSPRILIPFDDSEPAREALEYAVDLFPDGEFVALTVVDVTTMPFIPNSATDAQARDRLEELFGESDESTSVDEHLQTAESLANELGVDLETRMRLGSPAQEIVEFAETESIDHVVIGSRGRSGMRRVVLGSVAEVVVRHSPVPVTVVR; the protein is encoded by the coding sequence ATGTCCCCCCGGATCCTCATCCCGTTCGACGACTCCGAACCCGCACGCGAGGCCCTCGAGTACGCCGTCGACCTCTTTCCCGATGGCGAGTTCGTCGCGTTGACCGTCGTCGACGTGACGACGATGCCGTTCATCCCGAACAGTGCAACCGACGCGCAAGCCCGTGACAGACTCGAGGAACTCTTCGGAGAATCGGACGAATCCACCTCCGTCGACGAACACCTACAAACCGCCGAATCGCTCGCGAACGAATTGGGCGTAGACCTCGAGACGCGAATGCGACTCGGATCGCCGGCCCAAGAAATAGTCGAGTTCGCCGAGACCGAATCGATCGACCACGTGGTGATCGGAAGTCGCGGGCGCTCCGGTATGCGACGCGTCGTTCTCGGGAGTGTCGCCGAAGTCGTCGTCCGACATTCCCCAGTGCCGGTGACAGTCGTTCGCTAA